One stretch of Nocardia mangyaensis DNA includes these proteins:
- a CDS encoding DUF885 domain-containing protein has product MGSHPLVTEYLRLGLAFDRLEEGFVDAYTGDPQLRRDAENAPVPEPAALARRAAELRVELTEAGLSVRRTEFLDAHLVAMECSARKFAGAEIGFVDEVRAYFDVDIAPGDPEEYREAHRLMDEVLGGDGPLAERAAAYRRGDEIPPEKLATCVEAFSSALRERVRDRYPLPDTEHVTYEVVGDKPWSGFNYYLGGFHSKVAINADLKQHMAHLPALIAHESYPGHHTEHCRKEAGLVAAGEDEQTLFLVNTPQCLMAEGLADLALRSIVGPGWGVWAQEIYADLGLRFDGERAERFATASAKLLSVRQDAALLLHDQHRDADEVALFLQRWSLATPERARQSLRFLSSPLWRAYISTYVEGYRLLGGWLDGAVDAADRAERFGRLLDEPLTPGAIRRMGEANALTG; this is encoded by the coding sequence ATGGGGTCACATCCACTTGTCACTGAATATCTGCGGCTCGGACTGGCTTTCGATCGGCTCGAGGAGGGCTTCGTCGACGCCTACACCGGCGATCCGCAGCTGCGCCGCGATGCCGAGAACGCGCCGGTTCCCGAGCCTGCCGCGCTGGCCCGGCGGGCCGCCGAGCTGCGGGTCGAACTGACCGAGGCCGGTTTGTCGGTGCGGCGCACCGAGTTCCTCGACGCCCACTTGGTGGCGATGGAGTGCTCGGCGCGCAAGTTCGCGGGTGCGGAGATCGGTTTCGTCGACGAGGTCCGCGCGTATTTCGACGTCGACATCGCCCCCGGCGACCCCGAGGAATACCGCGAGGCGCACCGGCTGATGGACGAGGTACTCGGCGGCGACGGGCCGCTCGCCGAGCGCGCCGCCGCCTACCGCCGCGGGGATGAGATCCCGCCGGAAAAGCTCGCCACCTGCGTCGAAGCGTTCTCCAGCGCGCTGCGCGAACGGGTGCGCGACCGCTATCCGCTGCCCGACACCGAGCACGTCACCTACGAGGTCGTCGGCGACAAACCGTGGTCGGGATTCAACTACTACCTCGGCGGCTTCCACTCCAAGGTCGCGATCAACGCCGACCTCAAACAGCACATGGCGCACCTGCCGGCGCTGATCGCGCACGAGTCCTATCCGGGCCATCACACCGAGCACTGCCGCAAGGAGGCCGGGCTGGTCGCGGCGGGTGAGGACGAGCAGACGCTGTTCCTGGTCAACACCCCGCAATGCCTGATGGCCGAGGGTTTGGCCGATCTGGCGCTGCGGTCGATCGTCGGACCCGGCTGGGGTGTGTGGGCCCAGGAGATCTACGCCGATCTGGGACTTCGCTTCGACGGCGAGCGGGCCGAACGGTTCGCGACCGCCTCGGCGAAGCTGCTCAGCGTGCGCCAGGACGCGGCCCTGCTGCTGCACGATCAGCATCGCGACGCCGACGAGGTGGCGCTGTTTCTGCAGCGGTGGAGTCTGGCGACGCCCGAGCGGGCACGGCAATCGCTGCGCTTCCTGTCCTCGCCGCTGTGGCGGGCCTACATCAGCACCTATGTGGAGGGTTACCGGCTGCTCGGCGGCTGGCTCGACGGCGCGGTCGACGCCGCCGATCGCGCCGAACGGTTCGGTCGGCTGCTGGACGAGCCGCTCACCCCGGGCGCGATCCGCCGCATGGGTGAGGCGAACGCGCTCACAGGATGA
- the trhA gene encoding PAQR family membrane homeostasis protein TrhA encodes MEAVQAVEVPVALVKPRLRGWIHTWAVGVAAVGVAVLVVFGFRESATAGWSTLLYGVSVCALFGISAVYHRVTWRSVRARVRMKRADHSMIFLFIAGSYTPFALLGLPGATGRTLLIVVWAGAFAGVALKLLWPTAPKWVGVPLYLLLGWAIVPVAGELLHNVGVLPMALLAVGGVIYSVGAVLYATKWPNPWADFGHHEFFHAATVVAALCHYIAIWLVVLG; translated from the coding sequence GTGGAGGCTGTACAGGCTGTTGAAGTGCCCGTCGCGCTCGTGAAGCCCCGGTTGCGGGGGTGGATCCATACGTGGGCCGTCGGGGTGGCGGCTGTTGGTGTCGCGGTGCTCGTTGTCTTCGGGTTCCGGGAGTCGGCTACCGCCGGGTGGTCGACGTTGCTGTACGGGGTTTCGGTGTGTGCGCTGTTCGGGATCAGCGCGGTGTATCACCGGGTGACCTGGCGCAGTGTGCGGGCCCGGGTGCGGATGAAGCGGGCGGATCACTCGATGATCTTCCTGTTCATCGCGGGGAGCTATACGCCGTTCGCGCTGCTCGGGTTGCCGGGGGCTACCGGGCGGACATTGTTGATCGTGGTGTGGGCCGGCGCCTTCGCGGGGGTGGCGTTGAAACTGCTGTGGCCGACGGCGCCGAAGTGGGTGGGGGTTCCGCTGTATCTGCTGCTGGGGTGGGCGATCGTGCCGGTAGCGGGGGAACTGCTGCACAACGTGGGGGTTTTGCCGATGGCGTTGCTGGCGGTGGGCGGGGTGATCTACAGCGTGGGGGCGGTGCTGTATGCCACCAAGTGGCCCAATCCGTGGGCCGACTTCGGTCATCACGAGTTCTTCCATGCCGCGACCGTGGTCGCGGCGCTGTGTCATTACATCGCGATCTGGCTGGTCGTGCTCGGCTGA
- a CDS encoding isoprenyl transferase — protein sequence MEFLGRVRGLPYRIYEARLSKHLADKQHPRHVAVMCDGNRRWARENGFTDVSHGHRVGALKIAELVGWCADEGIEMVTVYLLSTENLRRDPDELETLFEVITDVVEELSAPEQNWSVRIVGSLAGFPELIAKRLRTAAERTSGRDGVHVNVAVGYGGRQEITDAVRSLMRQEIASGESGEDLVQSITVDAIGQHLYTSGQPDPDLVIRTSGEQRLSGFLLWQSAYSEIWFTEAYWPEFRRVDFLRALRDYAARHRRFGI from the coding sequence GTGGAGTTTCTTGGTCGGGTGCGTGGTCTGCCGTACCGCATCTACGAAGCCAGGCTGTCCAAGCACCTGGCAGACAAGCAGCACCCCCGTCATGTCGCGGTGATGTGCGACGGCAATCGCCGGTGGGCGCGCGAGAACGGTTTCACCGATGTCAGCCACGGTCATCGGGTGGGTGCGCTGAAGATCGCCGAACTGGTCGGCTGGTGTGCCGACGAGGGCATCGAGATGGTGACCGTCTATCTGTTGTCGACGGAGAATCTGCGCCGTGACCCGGACGAGCTGGAGACCCTGTTCGAGGTCATCACCGACGTGGTCGAGGAGTTGTCGGCGCCGGAGCAGAACTGGAGCGTGCGGATCGTCGGTTCGCTGGCCGGGTTCCCCGAGCTGATCGCCAAGCGGCTGCGCACGGCGGCCGAGCGGACCAGTGGCCGCGACGGTGTGCACGTCAATGTGGCTGTCGGTTACGGCGGTCGACAGGAGATCACCGATGCGGTGCGCTCGCTGATGCGCCAGGAGATCGCCTCGGGCGAGTCGGGTGAGGATCTGGTGCAGTCGATCACGGTCGACGCGATCGGTCAGCATCTCTACACCTCCGGCCAGCCGGACCCGGATCTGGTCATCAGAACCTCTGGTGAGCAGCGTCTTTCGGGTTTCCTGTTGTGGCAGAGCGCCTATTCGGAGATCTGGTTCACCGAGGCGTACTGGCCGGAGTTCCGGCGGGTCGACTTCCTGCGCGCCCTCCGCGATTACGCCGCGCGGCACCGTCGTTTCGGCATTTGA
- a CDS encoding adenylate/guanylate cyclase domain-containing protein, which produces MNRLIRWALRSYWGLALVVISANMVGVAAIFLVAWAGGVFSRIGSDWRDSAGLIAIYPTLAFTAGICLALYDRRRHLRWLDNGRRPTREEAERLIRLPAAITLRAIALWTPGVALAVWQVDRYTDYHNVAVLVAGFTLGALESAGVIYLVLDQLVRPAVPIIAAVLGPTVHPSATVLVRVLVTWAVSAALPGLIIIVVLSDSTTPSEDRVRAALLFSIVALAVGALATWLLARSVATPMRTLYRALERITRGELDVRVPVGSASEIGRLEHSVNELATTLRDRLHTEDVFGRHVGSTVAERALSGNADLTGDVRIVSALFVDVTGSVQLSAEMAPEEFVHKLNRLLATVVAATEDNGGLVNKFAGDAALCIFGAPSALHDNATPALRAARRIRDEVVATGELDIGIGVARGRVFAGDVGADTRLEFTVIGDAVNEAARLTAEAKDAPRRILVSTPILEAATPHERAKWKRYKDIRLRGISGRTRTWTDLPPVR; this is translated from the coding sequence ATGAATCGGCTGATCCGGTGGGCCCTGCGGTCCTACTGGGGACTGGCCCTGGTGGTCATCTCCGCCAACATGGTCGGTGTCGCGGCCATCTTCCTCGTCGCCTGGGCGGGTGGGGTCTTCAGCCGGATCGGCTCGGACTGGCGCGACTCGGCAGGGCTGATCGCGATCTACCCGACGCTCGCGTTCACCGCCGGGATCTGTCTGGCCCTCTACGACCGGCGCAGACACCTGCGCTGGCTCGACAACGGCCGTAGGCCCACCCGCGAGGAAGCCGAACGCCTGATCCGGCTCCCCGCCGCGATCACCCTGCGCGCGATCGCGCTGTGGACACCCGGCGTCGCGCTGGCGGTGTGGCAGGTCGACCGCTACACCGACTATCACAATGTCGCCGTGCTGGTCGCGGGCTTCACCCTCGGCGCGCTGGAGTCGGCGGGGGTGATCTATCTGGTCCTCGACCAGCTGGTCCGACCCGCCGTGCCGATCATCGCCGCGGTCCTCGGCCCCACCGTGCATCCCAGCGCGACCGTGCTGGTGCGGGTGCTCGTCACCTGGGCGGTCTCGGCCGCGCTGCCCGGGCTGATCATCATCGTCGTGCTCAGCGACAGCACCACCCCGTCCGAGGATCGGGTGCGCGCCGCCCTGCTGTTCTCGATCGTCGCCCTCGCCGTCGGCGCGCTGGCCACCTGGCTGCTCGCGCGCTCGGTCGCGACCCCGATGCGCACGCTGTACCGGGCGCTGGAACGGATCACCCGCGGCGAACTGGATGTGCGCGTGCCCGTCGGCAGCGCCAGCGAGATCGGCCGACTCGAGCACTCGGTCAACGAGCTGGCCACCACCCTGCGCGACCGGCTGCACACCGAGGACGTGTTCGGCCGCCACGTCGGCTCCACCGTGGCCGAACGCGCCCTGTCCGGCAACGCCGACCTCACCGGGGACGTGCGGATCGTCTCGGCGCTGTTCGTCGACGTCACCGGCTCGGTGCAGCTGTCCGCCGAGATGGCGCCGGAGGAGTTCGTGCACAAGCTCAACCGGCTGCTCGCCACCGTGGTCGCCGCCACCGAGGACAACGGCGGCCTGGTCAACAAGTTCGCCGGGGACGCCGCCCTCTGCATCTTCGGCGCCCCCTCGGCCTTGCACGACAACGCCACCCCCGCCCTGCGCGCGGCCCGCCGCATCCGCGACGAGGTCGTCGCCACCGGCGAACTCGACATCGGTATCGGCGTCGCCCGTGGTCGCGTCTTCGCCGGTGACGTCGGCGCCGACACCCGGCTCGAATTCACCGTGATCGGCGACGCGGTCAACGAAGCCGCCCGCCTCACCGCCGAAGCCAAGGACGCCCCACGCCGCATCCTGGTCAGCACCCCCATCCTGGAGGCCGCCACCCCCCATGAACGCGCCAAATGGAAACGCTACAAGGACATCCGGCTGCGCGGGATCTCCGGCCGCACCCGAACCTGGACGGACCTACCACCCGTCCGCTGA
- the coaA gene encoding type I pantothenate kinase has product MARMSEPSPYVEFDRKQWRTLRKSTPLVLTEEELTGLRGLGEQIDLEEVAEVYLPLARLIHLQVAARQRLFAATATFLGEKHPDKQVPFVIGVAGSVAVGKSTTARVLQALLSRWDHHPRVDLVTTDGFLYPTAELTRRGIMHRKGFPESYDRRKLLRFVTEVKSGAEEVCAPVYSHISYDIVPDEKHCVRQPDILIVEGLNVLQTGPRLMVSDLFDFSIYVDARIEDIENWYVQRFLALRKTGFADPDAHFHHYSSFDDQQATAAARDIWNSTNRPNLVENILPTRPRATLVLRKDSDHTINRLRLRKL; this is encoded by the coding sequence GTGGCACGGATGAGCGAGCCGAGTCCGTATGTGGAGTTCGATCGGAAGCAGTGGCGGACCCTGCGCAAGTCGACTCCCCTGGTCCTGACCGAGGAGGAACTGACCGGGTTACGTGGCCTCGGGGAACAGATCGATCTCGAGGAAGTCGCCGAGGTCTACCTGCCGCTCGCTCGACTGATCCACCTGCAGGTCGCCGCGCGCCAGCGGCTGTTCGCGGCCACCGCGACCTTCCTCGGCGAGAAGCATCCGGACAAGCAGGTGCCGTTCGTGATCGGCGTCGCCGGCAGTGTGGCGGTCGGCAAGTCGACCACCGCGCGCGTGCTGCAGGCACTGCTGTCGCGCTGGGATCACCATCCGCGCGTCGACCTGGTGACCACCGACGGATTCCTCTATCCCACCGCCGAACTCACCCGCCGCGGCATCATGCACCGCAAAGGCTTCCCGGAGAGCTACGACCGGCGCAAGCTGCTGCGGTTCGTCACCGAGGTGAAGTCGGGCGCCGAAGAGGTGTGCGCGCCGGTGTATTCGCACATCTCCTACGACATCGTGCCCGACGAGAAACACTGTGTGCGCCAACCCGACATCCTCATCGTCGAGGGCCTCAATGTCTTGCAGACCGGCCCGCGCCTGATGGTCTCGGACCTGTTCGACTTCTCCATCTATGTCGACGCCAGGATCGAGGACATCGAGAACTGGTACGTGCAGCGCTTTCTCGCCCTGCGCAAGACCGGCTTCGCCGACCCCGACGCGCACTTCCACCACTACTCGTCCTTCGACGACCAGCAGGCCACCGCGGCCGCGCGCGACATCTGGAACTCCACCAACCGGCCGAATCTGGTGGAGAACATCCTGCCGACCCGCCCGCGCGCGACGCTGGTGCTGCGCAAGGACTCCGACCACACCATCAACCGGCTGCGCCTGCGCAAACTCTGA